The proteins below are encoded in one region of Limnochorda pilosa:
- a CDS encoding ABC transporter permease family protein, whose translation MPLLGGSLALAGAWGFLVSWGEQTLPTLVTRGRAVLTLPLAISTLGARNTTDPGLVAALTLFLLAPLAVGAAGVLGRALLRDSVGGRRW comes from the coding sequence TTGCCCCTTCTGGGGGGGAGCCTGGCGCTGGCCGGGGCGTGGGGTTTCCTGGTGAGCTGGGGCGAGCAGACCCTGCCCACGCTGGTGACCCGGGGGCGGGCGGTGCTCACCCTGCCTCTAGCCATCTCCACGCTGGGGGCCAGGAACACCACCGATCCTGGCCTGGTGGCCGCGCTCACCCTCTTCCTCCTGGCCCCGCTAGCGGTGGGGGCGGCGGGGGTGCTTGGGAGAGCCCTCCTCAGGGACAGCGTGGGTGGCCGCCGGTGGTAG
- a CDS encoding carbohydrate ABC transporter permease has translation MQPSAFDSAAAGRSRAVPDARGLRGGPVLRSLPWAGPDLALYALGLGWPLGWTAWLAFHRWDGLGSPEWSGWQNVEDLLRDPLFRLSLGRTGLWLLHAVSWPVAGGALLACLAYLLPARLRRWAALLNLLPALLPPVAMAVAWGRLYHPQAGALARVMAPVARWAGAPAAWAPPAWLADPNLALHALYLPVGLAALGLVTILFLATLERLEPALWEAALVDGAAPAQAVRHVLLPALRPVLPAAILSSGAWSLQSFGVVLETTGGGPAHATLLLSVYTLRMAFDAGWWGRAAAAGILQAVVAGGAVLLAAGRAARILGGEPVPLGGGGSMPRPAGAHSRASRWLAGLGAGAALTPFLLSLPALYWLAVVAFRSRRELLLGPPLTPDPAH, from the coding sequence ATGCAGCCGAGCGCGTTCGATAGCGCCGCGGCGGGTCGTAGCCGGGCCGTTCCGGATGCCCGGGGGCTCAGGGGAGGGCCGGTTCTCCGGTCCCTCCCCTGGGCCGGCCCGGACCTGGCCCTCTACGCCCTGGGCCTGGGGTGGCCGCTCGGTTGGACCGCCTGGCTCGCGTTCCACCGGTGGGACGGGCTGGGGTCGCCCGAGTGGTCGGGATGGCAGAACGTGGAGGACCTCCTGCGGGACCCGCTCTTCCGCCTGAGCCTGGGACGGACGGGGCTCTGGCTCCTCCACGCGGTGAGCTGGCCGGTGGCCGGCGGGGCGCTGCTGGCCTGCCTCGCCTACCTGCTGCCGGCGCGGCTCCGACGCTGGGCGGCGCTGCTGAACCTGCTGCCGGCGCTCCTGCCGCCGGTGGCCATGGCGGTCGCCTGGGGCAGGCTCTACCACCCGCAGGCGGGCGCGCTCGCCCGGGTGATGGCACCCGTCGCACGGTGGGCGGGGGCCCCCGCAGCCTGGGCCCCACCCGCCTGGCTCGCAGATCCGAACCTGGCCCTGCACGCCCTCTACCTGCCCGTGGGGCTGGCCGCCCTGGGGCTGGTGACGATCCTCTTCCTCGCAACCCTGGAGCGCCTGGAGCCTGCCCTGTGGGAAGCGGCGCTGGTGGACGGAGCGGCACCGGCCCAGGCCGTGCGCCACGTGCTCCTGCCCGCCCTGCGCCCGGTGCTGCCGGCGGCGATCCTCTCGAGCGGGGCCTGGTCGCTCCAGAGCTTCGGCGTGGTGCTGGAGACCACCGGGGGCGGCCCCGCCCATGCCACCCTGCTGCTCTCCGTCTACACGCTGCGCATGGCCTTCGACGCGGGGTGGTGGGGGAGAGCGGCGGCGGCAGGGATCCTTCAGGCCGTGGTGGCCGGCGGGGCGGTGCTGCTCGCGGCGGGGCGCGCTGCCCGCATCCTGGGTGGCGAGCCCGTTCCCCTGGGAGGTGGCGGGAGCATGCCGCGCCCGGCCGGTGCGCACTCGCGGGCCAGCCGGTGGCTGGCAGGCCTCGGGGCAGGCGCCGCCCTGACACCCTTCCTGCTCAGCCTGCCTGCCCTCTACTGGCTGGCGGTCGTCGCGTTCCGGAGCCGGCGGGAGCTCCTGCTGGGCCCGCCGCTCACGCCGGACCCGGCCCACTAG
- a CDS encoding ABC transporter substrate-binding protein has protein sequence MKTIGMGLLLGLAMLLTLASLPMAARAQGATTLHVWYASDDAVEQGWFRELVGRYMEAHPGVRIEVLFQGNRELSRNMILALSAGALPDMAYMYRRLTGFPALQEPGGLLDLTAAARERAWDQRLRPGVLEDFNRTYGDRVVAVPYALNHVAVLYNRKLWDERGLQVPRTLDAFEAILERAQAAGLTPLEFGNADFWPADTWYLTLVSALAPVEELEPAMDGAPGFSYERPEMVRAAALLQRWAQSGSFTRGYDALEPEEAVDLFFRGRTLMTLAPSMLSSLILENQLATGIEVGVFAFPRAEDGEVPVALDGGHHGWVIPASSRNQDAAIDFLDYLLSPEAGSLMLSRGALPAHRLEEPEPVAAFQAEWLHLLEETERGLRLDYAPVRGFNEVMEGQLQVLMAGMIPPEELARRLQTAYDAAERVR, from the coding sequence ATGAAGACGATCGGCATGGGCCTGCTCCTGGGCCTCGCGATGCTGCTGACGCTGGCCTCGCTTCCTATGGCGGCCCGGGCCCAGGGAGCCACCACGCTGCACGTCTGGTACGCGTCGGACGACGCGGTGGAGCAGGGGTGGTTCCGGGAGCTGGTGGGCCGCTACATGGAGGCGCACCCCGGGGTCCGAATCGAGGTGCTCTTCCAGGGGAACCGGGAGCTGAGCCGCAACATGATCCTGGCGCTGTCGGCCGGAGCGCTGCCCGACATGGCCTACATGTACCGAAGGCTCACGGGCTTCCCCGCCCTGCAGGAGCCGGGGGGTCTCCTGGACCTCACCGCCGCCGCCCGAGAGCGGGCCTGGGACCAGCGCCTGCGCCCCGGCGTGCTGGAAGACTTCAACCGCACCTACGGGGATCGGGTGGTGGCGGTGCCGTACGCCTTGAACCACGTGGCGGTGCTCTACAACCGGAAGCTCTGGGACGAGCGGGGCCTCCAGGTTCCCCGCACGCTGGACGCGTTCGAGGCGATCCTGGAGCGAGCCCAGGCGGCCGGCCTCACGCCGCTGGAGTTCGGGAACGCGGACTTCTGGCCGGCGGACACCTGGTACCTCACGCTGGTGAGCGCCCTGGCGCCCGTGGAGGAGCTGGAGCCGGCCATGGACGGCGCCCCCGGCTTCTCCTACGAGCGCCCCGAGATGGTGCGGGCCGCGGCGTTGCTGCAGCGCTGGGCGCAGAGCGGTTCCTTCACCCGGGGTTACGACGCGCTCGAGCCTGAGGAGGCCGTCGACCTCTTCTTCCGGGGCCGCACGCTGATGACCCTGGCGCCCAGCATGCTGAGCTCGCTCATCCTGGAAAACCAGCTCGCAACGGGCATCGAGGTGGGCGTCTTCGCCTTCCCTCGGGCCGAGGACGGGGAGGTACCCGTCGCCCTGGACGGAGGGCACCACGGGTGGGTGATCCCGGCGTCGAGCCGCAACCAGGACGCGGCCATCGACTTCCTGGACTACCTCCTCTCACCCGAGGCGGGCTCGCTCATGCTCTCCCGGGGCGCCCTCCCGGCCCACCGGCTGGAGGAGCCCGAACCCGTGGCCGCCTTCCAGGCCGAGTGGCTGCACCTGCTGGAGGAGACCGAAAGGGGGCTGCGCCTGGACTACGCTCCCGTCAGGGGCTTCAACGAGGTGATGGAGGGCCAGCTGCAGGTGCTGATGGCGGGGATGATCCCGCCCGAGGAGCTCGCTCGCAGGCTCCAGACGGCCTACGATGCAGCCGAGCGCGTTCGATAG
- a CDS encoding helix-turn-helix domain-containing protein gives MVATTRGAGRGEKQQLQRLRELLATAATRGATARLSSDDVEGVEVPRVLLQLMARGAELLAGGYRAAVVEVEKSLTTQQAANILGISRPQLIRLLEGGSIPFHKIGSHRRVRVHDLLRYRDQLMKTRRRSLARITGMSEDLGLYHD, from the coding sequence GCTCCAGCGCTTGAGGGAACTGCTTGCGACCGCTGCCACTCGCGGCGCGACAGCCCGTCTGTCTTCTGATGACGTTGAGGGCGTGGAAGTTCCCAGAGTGCTTCTGCAGCTCATGGCCCGGGGTGCCGAGTTGCTGGCGGGTGGATATCGTGCAGCGGTGGTCGAAGTGGAGAAAAGCTTGACGACCCAGCAAGCCGCGAACATCCTCGGCATTTCCCGGCCGCAACTGATCCGGCTCTTGGAAGGTGGGAGCATCCCCTTTCACAAGATAGGCTCGCACCGGCGCGTGCGCGTTCACGACCTCTTGCGCTACAGAGATCAGCTGATGAAGACGCGTCGGAGGAGCTTGGCCAGAATCACAGGCATGAGCGAGGACCTCGGCCTCTATCACGACTGA